The sequence AATGCCTGCCTCATCTAAAATTTTATGACCCTCATCTTCATTGGTACCGGTTAGCCTGATTACAATATGAACTTTACGGTCAGCTTGTTTTAAAGAATTAATTACACCGCGTGCAACATCATCTGCTTTAGTAATTCCACCCAAAACATTTAAAAATACAACTTTAACAGGATCATAATTTAAAACAATGTTTAAAGCCTGATTAATAACCTGTTCTGAAGCACCACCACCAATATCCAGAAATGTTGCAGGTTCTCCGCCATTAAGTTTAATCATATCCATGGCAGTTAAAGTTAAACCTGCACCATTACCTATAACGGCAATGTCCCCATCCAATTGAACGAAATCAACAGCCTGTTTTTTATAATGTAACCTCTCAACCAGATCCTGGTGTCTGAATAAAGAATCATCTTCAACAACCAGTTTAGCGTCAGCGGCAATTAATCCATCTGGAGTTGCAATCAAAGGATTTATTTCTGCAGTATCTGCATCGCATTTAGTAAATACGTTATACAATTTCCAGATTATATCACCTAAAGGTGAAATCAAATCAGAGGAAACACCCATCTGACGTGCAATTTCACGTGCTTCATAAGGCAAGAATTCAATTAAAGGATTTGGATAATACTTAATAATTTTTTCAGGGTTTGTTTTTGCTAAATTTTCAATTTCGACCCCACCTTCCTTACTTGCCAGAATAACTGGCCTTCTAGCACCTCTATCTACAGAGACAGTTACGAAAAATTCATTAAGAATTTCAGCTTTTTTCTCAATTAATAAGTGTTTTACCCTTTCGCCTTTAATTTTCATTCCTAAAATTTCATCAGCGACTTTTAATGCTTCACCGGGATGGTCTGCAAACTTAACACCACCGGCTTTACCTCTTCCACCAGTTAAAACTTGCGCTTTAATAACAACAGGAACACCCATTTCTGAAGAAATAGTCATGGCCTCTTCAGGAGAATAAGCAACATGTCCTTCCAAAATAGGAATTCCTTCATCGTGAAAGATTTTTTTTGCAACATTTTCAAAAAATTTCATTATAACACCAATTCCGCAAGAGCATATCCTGCTTCAAAAGCACTGATATTTTTCTCTTCAGTGCCTTTAGGAACACTGGCCTCAACTGCTTTAATAGCAGCCTCTTTGGATATAACTCCCGTAATTTTTGTAATAACTCCAACCATAACAATGTTTGCTACAATTTTTAATCCGATTTCATCAACTGCGGTTTTTGTAGCAGGAGCTTCATAAACTTTAATATTATGTTCGTCAATATAATCCCTAACATCTTCAACATCAGTTGTTCCAGGATCAACGATTAAAGTCCCATTATCCTTTAAATCCACAATATATTTAATTAAAGCCTCATTAGACATTGCAACTAAAATATCCGGACTTTGAACTTTAGGATAATCAACTTTATCATCGCTGATTACAACTTCACATTTAGAAGCTCCTCCACGAGCTTCAGGACCATAAGATTGAGTTTGAACAGCTTCTTTACCATCAAAGAGACTTGCAGATTTACCCAATATAATTCCTGCAAGAATAATTCCCTGACCTCCAAATCCGCAAACTCTAATTTCAGTTCTCATATTATCCACCTATAAATCTGTTGTAAATGCAGAATTAACAAGAGTTTTCTTACCTGATTTTTCTACACTTAATTTTTCAATGTTCTCTGTGAATTCATCTCTTTGAGTATTAGCAAACTCACCAACAACAATTTTACCTTCCAAGTCTTTTGCCCTCATCCTATCTGCAGCAGATTTAAATACAGTATTTGCTTTCATAATAGCTGCCATTGCAGTAGAAGTTCTAAGTTTATTTTTACGCCCATAATAAGTTGGACATTGAGTTGCAACTTCGATAAATGAAAATCCAGGATTTTTTAATCCTGCTTTAATAGAAGTCACCAAGTTTTCAATTTGAACAGTAGTCCATCTTGCAGAATATGATGCGCCGGCAGCTGCAACAAGTTCCGCCAATTTAAATGGAGAATCCTGATTACCGTATGGTGCAGTAGTTCCAAAACTGCCTTTAGGAGATGTAGGACTGATCTGACCTCCAGTCATACCGTAAATATTATTGTTAATGCAGATTACAGTTAAATTAATATTTCTTCTAGCTGCATGAATTAAATGATTACCCCCAATAGAAGCCGCATCACCATCACCAGTAAATACAACAACATCCAAGTCCTTATTGGCTGTTTTTAAACCTGTTGCAAAACTCAATGCCCTTCCATGAGTAGTATGTAATGAATCACAATTAAAATAACCCGGTATCCTTGAAGAACATCCAATTCCGGAAACCATAGCAATATTATCAAAATCCATTTCTGCCTTTTCCATAGCTGCTATGAATGCGTTAATAATTGCACCGTTTCCACAGCCCGGACAGAAAATGTGAGGCAATCTATCTTCTCTTAAATAAGGGAGAAATCTATTTTGTTTTTCCTCAGACATTTTAGTTTCCTCCTATTTTATTAATTTCATCCAATATCTCATCCGGAGTTGGCAATAACCCTCCGATTTTACCTAATAAATGGATATTTTTATCTTTAACTACACGGTCAACTTCATAATACATTTGACCCAAATTCATTTCCACAACAAGAACATCACTTGCGTTTGCAGTTAATTGTTTGATTTGTTCATCTGGAAACGGCCAAGGAGTATCGATTTTAATATAACCCACTTTTTTATCTGTTTTATTAACCGCTTCAACAACAGATCTGACCGGAGCACCATATGAAACAACAACAATGTCTGCATCTTCACAGTTTTCACTTCTTAGAGAACATATTTTATCCCTATTGTTTAAAACTTTATCACAAATCCTTTTAACAAGGTTTTCATGAGTTTCAGGATTGTTAGTGTCGGGATATCCGATTTCATTATGAGTAAGTCCAGTTACATGTATATTGAATCCATCGCCAAATGAAGGCATAGGAGTTGTTCCGTTTTCGATATTTTCAAACGGCAAATAATCATCGGTTTTTTCAGGTCTTGTTCTGGCGACGATTTCGATATCCTCACCAATGATGATTTTTTCCCTCATATGACCAATGACCTCATCAGTCATGACAAAAACAGGAACCCTATATTCTTCAGCCAAATTAAATGCTTTAATTGTAAAATCAAATAATTCCTGAACACTTGAAGGAGATAATGCAATTGGTTCATAATCCCCGTGTGAACCCCAGCGGGCCTGCATCATATCACCTTGAGCAGCCATAGTTGGTTGAGCAGTAGAAGGAGAACCTCTCTGGACGTCTACAATAACAATTGGAGTTTCGCTCATAAATGCATAACCTATATTTTCCTGCATTAATGATATGCCCGGACCGGAAGTTGCAGTCATTGATTTAGCGCCTCCCCAGGAAGCACCGATGATGGCTCCTGCTGAAGCAATCTCATCCTCCATCTGAATAAATGACCCTCCCACTTTAGGCAACTCGCGAGATAAACTTTCTGCAATTTCAGTAGAAGGAGTAATCGGATAACCTGCAAAGAATCTGCAACCTGCAGCTATTGCTCCTTTTGCACATGCTTCATTTCCTTGAATAAAAAGTTCTTCAGCCATATTCTAACACCCACTTTTTCCTTTTGTGAATCTAGGATTAAAGTTCATATTATTGTCATCTTTCATCCACCAATTTTCAGGCAAATCCACTGTAATTGATTGATCAGGACATGCTATTTCACAAGTGCCGCATTTAATACATCTTTCTTCAAACTTAACGAAAGGTAATTGCACTCCCTTTTTATTAACATCAGGAGAAATTGCAAATACGTTTTCGTGACACATAAATAAGCAAAGATGACATCCTTTACATAAATTTTCATCAATAATAATCAATTTAAAAATCTCCAATATAATTTTATCATAAGTAAATCTATAATGATATTATATTTTTGTTGATAGGTCTTTAAATATCTTATGTAAAATCATGATAAATTAAAAAAAATAAGATGTTATTAAAAATTCTTTTTACCTTCAAATATACTCTTGCATTAACCACTTTTATAGTTAAAGTCGTGAATGAAATACTTCAGATTTTGATAAAATAGAGAAATATTTACACTTAAAAAAAATGTTAATGACTGCACAATGGCATAATCCTGACAAATAAAAATTTATTAGAAAAATAATACAAATTAATTAATATGAAACATTTAACTACACCAATTACTGATGAGGATTTATCAAACCTTAATGTAGGAGACAAAATTACCATTTCAGGAACTATATATACAGGCCGTGATGCTGCACTTCCCCAGTTGGTTGAACTAATCAAAGTAAATGAAGTTCCTTTCGATTTAAATGGAAGTGTTATAATGCATACTGCTTTTAGTGATGCAGGGATTGCACCAACAACCAGCAGCAAAGTGGAAATCGAATCCTCAATTCCTTTTTTAAGTGAAAATGGTGTTAAAATCCACATTGGAAAAGGCCTGTTAAGTGATGAAACAATTAAAGAACTTGATAAAAACAATTCTGTTTTTGTAATAACGCCGCCGGTTGCAGCATTACTTACAAGCAAAGTTTTAGAAAAAAAGTGTGTTTTATTTGAAAACGAAGGTATGGAAGCTATGTTTGAATTAAAAGTGGAAAAAATCCCAGGAATCGTAGCGATTAAAAATAAAAAAAGTATTTAAGAAAAAGACTTATTCGTCTTCTTCTTCATCAGCATCTTCTCTTTTTTCAAATTCATCAACGAAATTGACTTTAGTAATTTCATCAATATTATCCCAGATATCCTTAGCTATTCTGAATCTTGCAAAAGTGACATCCATGTAGGATTTTTGATCGAATTTGGACATTTCATCTAATTTAATGTTTGCAACACCGTCAACGATGTCAATTTCAGTCTTATCAATATCCATATTTGGGTTGGAGTAATGCAATTCAATCATGCTTTTGATTTTATCTGCTTCATCATCAATGATTTCAGTTACTTCAACATCATATATTAAATCTTTTCCAGCTAATTCATGGTTGAAATCGACTTTTACTCTTCCACCGTTTACAGTTAAGATTTTACCGTTGCTTCCTTCAGATTGGATTCTCATACCTGGAACAGGATTCATGCCTTGTCTTTTGAATTCTTTCATAGGTACTAATTGAATCATTTTAGGATCTCTTGGTCCGAATGCATTATCGGAATCAACTTCAAGATGTTTGGTGTCTCCTTCTTCTAATCCAATAATTGCTTCTTCGATAGCAGGCAATAAGTGGTTTCCCCCAACAACAATAGGGATTGGTTTATAAGTTTTGTTTTCATCAAAAATTCCAACTTCTTGTGCAATTTCTTCATAAGTAGTATCGAATACTTCATCAGTTTCTTTAATTTTACCAGTGAAATTTACTCTTACAAAATCTCCGTTATCTACAGCCATAGTAAATACGCTCCTTAATAATTTTGATTAAATAATTTGTTAATAAATATAACATTAATAATTTTAGTAACTATTACTTATTAAAGTTTTGTTTATATTTGATTTATAATGTAAAAAATAAATGTTAATTAAAAAATAAAAAATACTTTTCAAATGCTCATTCTAAAATGCCAATATCTATTAATAATATAATATTAACCATGCAGAGAAAAGGAACTGTTAACTTACCTCTTCATGGAGGGCATCCCCCAAGATGGTTATTTACAAGGATGGTTGATTTATCAGGAGCGTTGGCTTCAGTTATCATTGAAGAATATAGCATATCAGAGTTTTTAAATAGAATTTCAAATCCGTACTGGTTTCAGGCATTTTCCTGTGTTTTAGGTTTTGACTGGCACTCTTCAGGAACAACAACCACAACGTTAGGCGCTCTGAAAGCCTCCCTTAAACCAGAAGAGCATGGCATTTATTTAAGTGGAGGCAAAGGTGCAAAATCAAGAAAGACGCCTCAAGGAATTGAACGTGCAGGCGAAATCTTTAATCTTAACAGTAAAATAACAGAAAATCTAGTTAAGACAAGCAGATTATCTGCTAAAATTGACAATTCCTGTATTCAGGACGGATACACATTATACCAGCATAGCTTTTTTATTAGCGAAAAAGGAGAATGGGCCGTTGTCCAGCAGGGATTAAATTTAGACAGCAAATATGCCAGACGTTATCATTGGTTAGGATCTGAAGTGAAGGAATTGTTAAATGACCCCCATAGCGGAATTTCTTGCGATAAACAAACACCCGACACATTAAATATGTCTTCAAAAGATAGCAGAAACGCTCAAAAAATAAGTGTTGATTTAATAAATGACAATCCAAATCATTTAAGACAATATTTTAAAAGAAAAGATAATCAAATGCTTTTAGAAGATTTTGCAATGCCTCAGCACCACCCAGTTCTAGATACTGACATATCCGATGAAGAATTTGAAATTTTAAAAAGGGCTTATGAAATACAGCCTGAAAATTACGAAGAATTAATTTTACTTCAGGGAATGGGTCCTAAAAAAATAAGAGCGTTGGCTTTGATTTCAGATTTGGTTTATGGAGAACCTGCAAGTTGGAAAGACCCCGTGAAATATAGCTTTACACATGGAGGAAAAGACGGTTTTCCATATCCTGTTGACAGGGAAGTTTATGACAACTCCATACAAACAATTATAGACTCACTTGACCAAGCACGTATAAAAAAAGAGGAAAAATTAAAAGCAATTAAAAGATTAGATGATTTTATCAGTTAACGGTTTTCATTATGGACATTGACATTTTTTCCATGAGCTGTTGGAATAACCTCCAATACAGGATTTTCAAATTCCAAATCAAACTCCTTACCATCCATCAACAAATGTTGAAATACGGCTAAGGAAGACACTTCTGAGTGAGGTTGAGTTGTAACTGAAACATTCCAATCAGCAGCCTTGTAAACTTTTCCAGGAACTTTAGAACCTCCAACGATGATTAAAATATCAGAACCGTCTTCTCTGACTTCAGGTGCTATTTCATGAGCTTGCGAACCATACATTGTAAGGTGAACAACTTTTCCGCCATCAGCTTTCCATTTATTAATTACACCCATGTAACTGTCAGTATAGTCTATTTCAAAATTTCCTCCAAATCTTGAAGTGGTGTCTTTAACATTTTCCATCAGCTTTGTATCTTTTTCACCGGCAAGGTAGATTTTGCTTGCTCCAAATGCTCTTGCAGTTAAACAGACATGAGTGGTAATACGAGTATCTCTTTTTAATCTGTGGTCCAATCTTAAAACGTTAATTTCCATAATATCATCTAATTAAATTGTAAAAATAATAATCTAATATTTTAAATTTTAAATATATAATAATTTCCTTGATGTTGATGAAGTTATCACTTAATAGTCTAATGTGAAAAAAATGTAATGATGGGATATAATTGAAAAATGGAGGTAAACCATGACTACTGGCAAGTGATAACTCATCAAAAAGTATTATAAAAGTCCAAATTAATAAATTAAACCTTTATTAAACTAAAATATTGATTTTAGTTTATAAAATTAACTTATATAAAATATAAAGCGACAGCCATAAATAATAATGCAAACAAACGTCCAACTTCATTACTCATTCCAAGCACATCACCATTGGCTAAAACAAAATTGCGCCTTGCTATGCCTGCTATCAGAATACCTCCGAGGCATGCTCCCAAAACACCAACAACACCAACCAGATTGCCAATTAGAAATGCAATACACAATACAAGGATTGTTGAAATTAAAAAATTAGCCAGATTAGTTTCACGAATAAAATAGCTTCCAATTCCAGGAACCAACGGCCTGGACAATAATGCAGTAGTTATTAAAGAAGTTTTAGATGCCATTTCACAAATAATAATTCCCAGTATAAAGTTATAATCCAGGATATTATAAATTCCGCCAACAGTGAGAACTGCAACTAAAAACAATGTTGCAACGCCTCCGGCACCTACTGAGGAATCCTTCATTACGTTAATCTTGCGTTCAGCGTCTCCATGAACCATAACCCCGTCGGCCATGTCCATTACACCATCCAAATGATTATAACCAGTAATCAATATTAAAAACCCGTAAACGATTGCTGCTGTTAAAAATGAATTTAAATGTAAAAATTCTAAAGACACATATCCGCAAATAGCCGCCAAACTACCAACAAACACATGTAAAAATGGCCAGCACCAAGTTAATTTAGTCATATATTCAATTGAAGTGTAAACATTAATCGGCAATATTGTTGAAAATGTTAAAAGCCCCAAAAGAGACCTGACCGGAGAAAATTCTTCATCTTCAAAATAACTATCATCTTCCATATTATTCCTCAAATATTTTAGACATGCAACCTGCAATTAAACCTGCAAAAATATCATCAAGCATTGGAGGCAATCCATAAATTATTCCAGGTTTTGCTTCATCATATCTCTTAAAATTAAAAGTTGCTTTGGTTCCTGCAATCTGGTTTGAAATAGCAAGACCCAATACTTCATCAGTGTATAAATAAGCCGGATCATCACTTACATCAACTTCCCTTATACGGTTTCCAGTCAAATCCTGTTCAGTTCTCATTGCAGCAACAAGCAGCGCAATAACATTAATGTCAGTTAAAGATTTAAGAATCTGTGCTTCCATTTTATCTTTAAGCTCTTCAGTTACTTCAACGCCTTCTACAAGCTCCATTCCGGCATCCACCAAATCACCGATTAAAATTCCTTCTGAAACAAAATAATCAAGAATTCCAAATGTTAATTTGAGATGTTTAAATGCATCCTCCAAGCTTATCTCAACAGCATCCTCAATCCTCAACTTTAAATCATCCCAGTTGATTTCATCAAATTCGGCATTATTAACATCCAAATTTCCGTTTTTGCTTTGAGCAACATTAGCCAAAACTGCTAAAAAATCACCAGTATTTAAAATATTTTGGATATGGAAAGGCAGAGCCATTTCAGCAAGTGCTTTTGCTTTAATATTAGTTATGATTTTAAATATTTTAAGCAAATCTTTTGGAGAGATAACCTTATCAATATAAAACACATGACTTAAATTAATTCTAGCATCAGCAAATCCTTTTGGAGAATTGGCTACTTTCAAATGCTCTGTAAAATCTTCAATAACAACATCATTTTCCATGAATGTAAAAATAGTTAAATCATCATAATTATTTTGAAAATAATCAATAGAATTTACTGCCTGTGCGATGTAAGAACCTTGAGACTGATTGAATGTCTCTGCTTTGTTTGCAGCAGCATTAAAATCATTTTTAGCTTTTATTATATTGACATTTTCAATAATGTCAATTCCATCACTTACCGTGAAATCACTGAATGCTAAGAAATAATCTGGATTATTTATACAAATCCCATAATCTTTTTCAATTATATTAAATTCCATATTATAACCTATAATAATATATATTAATTATTTAATTTAAATTTATATAATAACACTAAAAGGACTTGGGATTATGACAATTATTATCGACCCTCAAGGGAGCGGAATTGCCGGAAACATGCTGATAGGTGCATTTGTAGATTTAGGAGCAGATGCCAATAAATTAAAAGAAATTATGGAACAGACAGCAGAAGAGTTTGGAAAAGTAGAGGTGACTTTTGAAAAAATAAATAAACAGAGCATTTCTTCAACTTTTTGCAATGTTAAAATACTCGAAGACAAACCTCCTGTTAACTATCCCGAGTTTATTGAAAAAATCAGCCGATTAGACTTAGATGAACATGTTAAAAAAACATCAATTAACGTGTTTGAAAGAATAGCTATAGCAGAAAGCAGAGTTCATGGAAAAACATTAGAGACAGTTCACTTTCATGAAGTTGGTGCAAGTGATGCTGTAGCAGATGTAATCGGTTCCATTTATGCATATTACAGTTTAAACTTAAATAATCGGAAAGTGATTGGCCTCCCAATAGCTGTTGGAGGAGGCCGGGTTAAAACTGCCCATGGAATTATACCAGTTCCTGCACCTGCAGTTGTAGAACTCCTAAAAGATGCAAAAATGGTTGGAGGACCTGTGGAAAGTGAACTTGCAACACCAACTGGAGCTGCAATTTATATGGAAATATGTGACGAAATACAGGAATTCATTCCACTAATTAAAGCTAAAAAAGTCGGATATGGAGCAGGAATGAAGGATTTCGACCATCCGAATGTTTTAAGACTTATTGAGACTTCAGACATTAGCAGAAGTGATGAAATAGATGTTATTGAAACAAATATTGATCATTTAACAGGTGAAGAAATAGGATATCTATTTGACAAACTCTTAGACGTCGGCGCAAGAGACGTTTCGGTTGCTCCGATAACCATGAAAAAAAACAGACCTGGAAGTCTGCTTAAAGTAATTTCTCGAAAAGAAAAAAGAGAAGAAATAATTGAAACTATTTTTAGGGAAACTGGAAGTTTAGGAATTAGAATTGCCTCAAATATACACAGAGGAATTGCAAATCGAGAGTTTGTTAAAAAAACAGTTCAGATTCATGAAAAGGACTATGAAGTAACATTTAAAATAGGTTATATGAATGGTGAAATAATATCTAAACGACCTGAATTTGAAGATTTAAAAAAAATAGCCAAAGACAGCGGATTGCCCCTTAAAAAAATTGAAGAGTTGGTTAAATGAAGAAAGCCATTTCTGTTTTATCAGGAGGTCTTGACTGTACTGTTGCAACAAGCATTTTCAGTAAAAACTATGAAATTCATGCAATAACCTTTAATTATGGTCAAAAAGCTTTTAAAAGAGAATTGCAAGCATCAAAAGAGATTTGTAAAAATATGAATTGGACTCATGAAGTGATTGACCTTTCATGGCTGGGCCAAATCAGCAATTCCAGTTTAAATACTTGCAAAGATATTCCAGAACTTACAGTTGAAGACTTAGATGATACTGAAAAAAGCGAGGAAAGTGCAGGCAATGTTTGGGTTCCTGCAAGAAATACCGTATTTACTTCAATTGCTCTTTCATATGCTGAAAGCATGGGTGCTGACGTGATAATTGTCGGATGGAATGGTGAAGAAGGAGAGACATTCCCTGACAATTCAAAAGGATATTTGGAAAAATTCAATGAACTGATTGAGGAAGGTTCGCCTGAAAATATAAAAATTGAAGCACCATTAATTGATTTAAATAAAGAGGAGATAGTTGAATTAGGAGTTGAATATGGTGCTCCAATGGAATTAAGCTATTCATGTTATAAAGGTAAAGACAAGCAATGCGGTGTTTGCGAAAGCTGTATGAGACGAAAACGCGCATTTAAGAATTTGGGCTTAAAAGATAAAAGGGAATACGAAAATTAATCATATTTTTTCATATCATCATTCCCAATCACTAAAATCCAAACTTTCTTTATTTCTAAGGTCAGTTGCCCTCCCATAGATAATTATGAATCACCAATACGAATTTCATCTTTCCGTTGTCTTTCACCTTTATTTACATATCTTCTATGATTTCCGGCTATTTTCGGCCCTTTTGTTAGACACAGAAAATCAAGATATGCATTGATAATAGCATATTCTGCTCGTCTGCATATACTATCTTTAGTATATACTTTATTTTCACAATCCCGTTTTTTATATTCAGAGAAAGCCTTTTGGGCTTCCTCTTTCCATTTGTCTATCATATCCATTTTTAATACCACCATGTAATTCATAAATGGATGAGGAATTCAATTATCTTTAGTACGAGCCAGAATACCCCATACATACCTAACCCGATAAAAAATACTGTCACTAAAAACATTATGAATTCGCCCAAATCTGTTGTTGGAAACTTATTGCTCATTTTTCCACCTCCACAATTTCAATTCCTAATTTTTGAGAACAGATTGAATTACACATCTCACATTTCTGAGGACATGCAAAACAATGATGCTCCTCAATATACCGTTTATATTCTGAAGCCTTTACAACAGTAAATTGATTATCAACCATAAATCCTGAACCGCATATTGTCAGATGTGGCCTGCCGATATCAAAATCAAGAGACTTGTTATGAGTGTAGGTATAGCTGTTTACACCTGTTTGGAATGCCTCCTCCATAGATAAGTATGCATCACCAATACCCTCAGAAGACTTTTTATAGTTAGCTACACGAGATTTTCTAATACCAATACTTGCCACTTCATCATA comes from Methanobrevibacter sp. and encodes:
- a CDS encoding 2-oxoacid:ferredoxin oxidoreductase subunit beta, with the translated sequence MSEEKQNRFLPYLREDRLPHIFCPGCGNGAIINAFIAAMEKAEMDFDNIAMVSGIGCSSRIPGYFNCDSLHTTHGRALSFATGLKTANKDLDVVVFTGDGDAASIGGNHLIHAARRNINLTVICINNNIYGMTGGQISPTSPKGSFGTTAPYGNQDSPFKLAELVAAAGASYSARWTTVQIENLVTSIKAGLKNPGFSFIEVATQCPTYYGRKNKLRTSTAMAAIMKANTVFKSAADRMRAKDLEGKIVVGEFANTQRDEFTENIEKLSVEKSGKKTLVNSAFTTDL
- a CDS encoding tRNA (cytidine(56)-2'-O)-methyltransferase, coding for MMEINVLRLDHRLKRDTRITTHVCLTARAFGASKIYLAGEKDTKLMENVKDTTSRFGGNFEIDYTDSYMGVINKWKADGGKVVHLTMYGSQAHEIAPEVREDGSDILIIVGGSKVPGKVYKAADWNVSVTTQPHSEVSSLAVFQHLLMDGKEFDLEFENPVLEVIPTAHGKNVNVHNENR
- a CDS encoding DUF763 domain-containing protein, producing MQRKGTVNLPLHGGHPPRWLFTRMVDLSGALASVIIEEYSISEFLNRISNPYWFQAFSCVLGFDWHSSGTTTTTLGALKASLKPEEHGIYLSGGKGAKSRKTPQGIERAGEIFNLNSKITENLVKTSRLSAKIDNSCIQDGYTLYQHSFFISEKGEWAVVQQGLNLDSKYARRYHWLGSEVKELLNDPHSGISCDKQTPDTLNMSSKDSRNAQKISVDLINDNPNHLRQYFKRKDNQMLLEDFAMPQHHPVLDTDISDEEFEILKRAYEIQPENYEELILLQGMGPKKIRALALISDLVYGEPASWKDPVKYSFTHGGKDGFPYPVDREVYDNSIQTIIDSLDQARIKKEEKLKAIKRLDDFIS
- a CDS encoding phosphatidylglycerophosphatase A, whose protein sequence is MEFNIIEKDYGICINNPDYFLAFSDFTVSDGIDIIENVNIIKAKNDFNAAANKAETFNQSQGSYIAQAVNSIDYFQNNYDDLTIFTFMENDVVIEDFTEHLKVANSPKGFADARINLSHVFYIDKVISPKDLLKIFKIITNIKAKALAEMALPFHIQNILNTGDFLAVLANVAQSKNGNLDVNNAEFDEINWDDLKLRIEDAVEISLEDAFKHLKLTFGILDYFVSEGILIGDLVDAGMELVEGVEVTEELKDKMEAQILKSLTDINVIALLVAAMRTEQDLTGNRIREVDVSDDPAYLYTDEVLGLAISNQIAGTKATFNFKRYDEAKPGIIYGLPPMLDDIFAGLIAGCMSKIFEE
- a CDS encoding 2-oxoacid:acceptor oxidoreductase subunit alpha, with amino-acid sequence MAEELFIQGNEACAKGAIAAGCRFFAGYPITPSTEIAESLSRELPKVGGSFIQMEDEIASAGAIIGASWGGAKSMTATSGPGISLMQENIGYAFMSETPIVIVDVQRGSPSTAQPTMAAQGDMMQARWGSHGDYEPIALSPSSVQELFDFTIKAFNLAEEYRVPVFVMTDEVIGHMREKIIIGEDIEIVARTRPEKTDDYLPFENIENGTTPMPSFGDGFNIHVTGLTHNEIGYPDTNNPETHENLVKRICDKVLNNRDKICSLRSENCEDADIVVVSYGAPVRSVVEAVNKTDKKVGYIKIDTPWPFPDEQIKQLTANASDVLVVEMNLGQMYYEVDRVVKDKNIHLLGKIGGLLPTPDEILDEINKIGGN
- a CDS encoding peptidylprolyl isomerase, whose product is MAVDNGDFVRVNFTGKIKETDEVFDTTYEEIAQEVGIFDENKTYKPIPIVVGGNHLLPAIEEAIIGLEEGDTKHLEVDSDNAFGPRDPKMIQLVPMKEFKRQGMNPVPGMRIQSEGSNGKILTVNGGRVKVDFNHELAGKDLIYDVEVTEIIDDEADKIKSMIELHYSNPNMDIDKTEIDIVDGVANIKLDEMSKFDQKSYMDVTFARFRIAKDIWDNIDEITKVNFVDEFEKREDADEEEDE
- a CDS encoding fumarate hydratase C-terminal domain-containing protein, which encodes MKHLTTPITDEDLSNLNVGDKITISGTIYTGRDAALPQLVELIKVNEVPFDLNGSVIMHTAFSDAGIAPTTSSKVEIESSIPFLSENGVKIHIGKGLLSDETIKELDKNNSVFVITPPVAALLTSKVLEKKCVLFENEGMEAMFELKVEKIPGIVAIKNKKSI
- the sucC gene encoding ADP-forming succinate--CoA ligase subunit beta, coding for MKFFENVAKKIFHDEGIPILEGHVAYSPEEAMTISSEMGVPVVIKAQVLTGGRGKAGGVKFADHPGEALKVADEILGMKIKGERVKHLLIEKKAEILNEFFVTVSVDRGARRPVILASKEGGVEIENLAKTNPEKIIKYYPNPLIEFLPYEAREIARQMGVSSDLISPLGDIIWKLYNVFTKCDADTAEINPLIATPDGLIAADAKLVVEDDSLFRHQDLVERLHYKKQAVDFVQLDGDIAVIGNGAGLTLTAMDMIKLNGGEPATFLDIGGGASEQVINQALNIVLNYDPVKVVFLNVLGGITKADDVARGVINSLKQADRKVHIVIRLTGTNEDEGHKILDEAGIPYEISMEKAAKKAVELCNQLKE
- a CDS encoding 2-oxoacid:ferredoxin oxidoreductase subunit gamma; its protein translation is MRTEIRVCGFGGQGIILAGIILGKSASLFDGKEAVQTQSYGPEARGGASKCEVVISDDKVDYPKVQSPDILVAMSNEALIKYIVDLKDNGTLIVDPGTTDVEDVRDYIDEHNIKVYEAPATKTAVDEIGLKIVANIVMVGVITKITGVISKEAAIKAVEASVPKGTEEKNISAFEAGYALAELVL
- the cobS gene encoding adenosylcobinamide-GDP ribazoletransferase → MEDDSYFEDEEFSPVRSLLGLLTFSTILPINVYTSIEYMTKLTWCWPFLHVFVGSLAAICGYVSLEFLHLNSFLTAAIVYGFLILITGYNHLDGVMDMADGVMVHGDAERKINVMKDSSVGAGGVATLFLVAVLTVGGIYNILDYNFILGIIICEMASKTSLITTALLSRPLVPGIGSYFIRETNLANFLISTILVLCIAFLIGNLVGVVGVLGACLGGILIAGIARRNFVLANGDVLGMSNEVGRLFALLFMAVALYFI